The following are from one region of the Oncorhynchus masou masou isolate Uvic2021 chromosome 24, UVic_Omas_1.1, whole genome shotgun sequence genome:
- the LOC135512778 gene encoding transcription factor E2-alpha-like isoform X9, whose product MFAPPVANGKNRPTTLASSQFGGSALDERNGSGSWGPGEQNSPPFNQGRGYGDGSHYNEHEGLSSPFLSSGIGGKNERIPYSSFGGQPGFLPSDIVMPSPDAMSPSGLKSTSQFYPGSYPNNPRRRPPDGQLDTQPKKIRKPPGLPSSVYAPSSGDEYARDNGGYPGTKPGSVYPGSFYMQGNYLQEGLHPSSDPWASSGPLGQSGYSAMLGNSPHIGQPGSFSAINPQDRMVRTAPQYKRQPLPLSPQNYPLHGSEVNGSLPPSFHSGSGSYNHTPSINGADGIMANRGATAGSSGDEIGKALASIYPSDHNSNNFSSTPSTPVGSPQGIAGAASQWPRPSGQSALSPNYEGQLHALQNKMEDRLEEAIHVLRSHAVQGPPSLGGGAHSDMHSLLSAVSSAHNGGLGGLSQAFSNAGLALSNRHPAMGGNHHEEPTGLPPSSTLLHGHHASGPPQSTGQSDGFTSLPGSVARSTHSSSGSDIKREDKEDEENSSIADKSEDEKKETKRIRARKEALTLQILSGLSGLSDPGDDPEDEDDEDLPPEVKVEREKERRVANNARERLRVRDINEAFKELGRMCQLHLSNDKPQTKLLILHQAVNVILNLEQQVRERNLNPKAACLKRREEEKVSGVVGDSPMQLSGGHPSMAGVGHNPVSHM is encoded by the exons ATGTTTGCACCACCTGTGGCTAATGGGAAGAACAGACCGACGACACTCGCGAGCAGTCAGTTTGGCGGATCAG ctctGGATGAGCGCAATGGCTCTGGATCCTGGGGCCCAGGAGAACAAAACAGCCCCCCCTTCAACCAGGGAAGG GGCTACGGAGATGGCTCCCACTACAATGAGCACGAGGGCCTGTCATCCCCCTTCCTCAGCTCAGGAATCGGAG GTAAAAATGAGAGGATACCATACTCTTCCTTTGGTGGCCAG CCCGGCTTCCTACCCAGTGACATCGTCATGCCCAGTCCAGATGCCATGTCCCCCTCTGGGCTAAAGTCTACCTCTCAGTTCTACCCCGGATCGTACCCCAACAACCCCAGGAGGAGGCCTCCCGATGGCCAGCTAG acACCCAACCCAAGAAGATCCGCAAGCCCCCTGGCCTGCCGTCCTCG GTGTATGCCCCTTCCTCTGGGGATGAATATGCACGTGACAACGGAGGATATCCTGGCACCAAACCTGGCTCTGTCTACCCAGGCTCTTTCTACATGCAAGGTAACTACTTGCAAG AGGGCCTCCACCCCTCCTCTGACCCCTGGGCCTCCTCAGGACCTCTGGGTCAGTCTGGCTACTCTGCCATGCTGGGGAACTCTCCCCACATCGGCCAGCCAGGCTCCTTCTCTGCCATCAACCCACAGGACAGGATGGTGAGGACAGCCCCTCAATAT AAGCGTCAACCCCTACCTCTGTCCCCACAGAACTACCCTCTCCATGGCAGTGAGGTGAACGGCAGCCTCCCACCCAGCTTCCACTCTGGCTCTGGGAGCTACAACCACACGCCCTCCATTAACGGAGCAGACGGCATCATGG CCAACAGAGGCGCCACTGCAGGGAGCTCAGGGGATGAGATTGGGAAGGCTCTTGCATCG ATCTACCCCTCGGACCACAACAGTAACAACTTCTCCTCCACACCCTCCACCCCAGTGGGCTCGCCCCAGGGAATTGCAG GAGCTGCATCTCAATGGCCAAGACCTTCAGGGCAGTCTGCCCTGTCACCCAACTACGAAGGGCAACTGCACGCCCTG CAGAACAAAATGGAGGACCGTCTGGAAGAGGCCATCCATGTGCTGCGTAGCCACGCTGTCCAGGGCCCGCCCAGCTTGGGGGGAGGAGCCCACTCTGACATGCACAGCCTGCTGAGCGCTGTGTCGTCTGCGCACAACGGTGGCCTGGGAGGCCTCTCTCAGGCCTTCTCCAACGCTGGCCTGGCACTCAGCAACAGACACCCTGCCATG GGAGGAAACCATCACGAGGAGCCCACAGGCCTTCCTCCCAGCAGTACCCTGCTGCACGGTCACCACGCCTCCGGACCCCCTCAGTCCACTGGACAATCAGACGGCTTCACCA GTCTGCCAGGAAGCGTGGCCCGCTCCACACACTCGTCCAGTGGCTCGGACATCAagagagaggacaaggaggacgAAGAGAACTCCTCCATCGCTGACAAGTCTGAGGACGAGAAGAAGGAAACAAAACGCATCAGAGCAAG AAAGGAGGCGCTGACCCTCCAGATCCTCTCTGGCCTCTCAGGCCTGTCAGACCCGGGAGATGA TCCAGAGGATGAGGATGACGAGGACCTTCCTCCTGAGGTAAAGGTAGAGCGTGAGAAAGAGCGGCGAGTGGCCAACAACGCCCGCGAGCGGCTGCGAGTGCGAGACATCAACGAGGCTTTCAAGGAGCTGGGCCGCATGTGCCAGCTGCACCTCAGCAACGACAAACCTCAGACCAAGCTGCTCATCCTGCATCAAGCCGTCAACGTCATTCTCAACCTGGAGCAGCAAGTCCGAG AACGTAACCTGAACCCTAAAGCAGCGTGTCTGAAGCGgcgggaggaggagaaggtgtcTGGGGTGGTGGGTGACTCCCCCATGCAGCTCTCGGGAGGCCACCCCAGCATGGCGGGAGTTGGCCATAACCCAGTCAGTCATATGTAA
- the LOC135512778 gene encoding transcription factor E2-alpha-like isoform X11, with amino-acid sequence MNEQQQQRMTAVGTQDKELNDLLDFSAMFAPPVANGKNRPTTLASSQFGGSALDERNGSGSWGPGEQNSPPFNQGRGYGDGSHYNEHEGLSSPFLSSGIGGKNERIPYSSFGGQPGFLPSDIVMPSPDAMSPSGLKSTSQFYPGSYPNNPRRRPPDGQLDTQPKKIRKPPGLPSSVYAPSSGDEYARDNGGYPGTKPGSVYPGSFYMQGNYLQEGLHPSSDPWASSGPLGQSGYSAMLGNSPHIGQPGSFSAINPQDRMVRTAPQYKRQPLPLSPQNYPLHGSEVNGSLPPSFHSGSGSYNHTPSINGADGIMANRGATAGSSGDEIGKALASIYPSDHNSNNFSSTPSTPVGSPQGIAGAASQWPRPSGQSALSPNYEGQLHALNKMEDRLEEAIHVLRSHAVQGPPSLGGGAHSDMHSLLSAVSSAHNGGLGGLSQAFSNAGLALSNRHPAMGGNHHEEPTGLPPSSTLLHGHHASGPPQSTGQSDGFTSLPGSVARSTHSSSGSDIKREDKEDEENSSIADKSEDEKKETKRIRASPEDEDDEDLPPEVKVEREKERRVANNARERLRVRDINEAFKELGRMCQLHLSNDKPQTKLLILHQAVNVILNLEQQVRERNLNPKAACLKRREEEKVSGVVGDSPMQLSGGHPSMAGVGHNPVSHM; translated from the exons ATGaacgagcagcagcagcagagaatGACTGCAGTGGGAACACAAGACAAGGAACTCAACGACCTCCTGGATTTCAGTGCG ATGTTTGCACCACCTGTGGCTAATGGGAAGAACAGACCGACGACACTCGCGAGCAGTCAGTTTGGCGGATCAG ctctGGATGAGCGCAATGGCTCTGGATCCTGGGGCCCAGGAGAACAAAACAGCCCCCCCTTCAACCAGGGAAGG GGCTACGGAGATGGCTCCCACTACAATGAGCACGAGGGCCTGTCATCCCCCTTCCTCAGCTCAGGAATCGGAG GTAAAAATGAGAGGATACCATACTCTTCCTTTGGTGGCCAG CCCGGCTTCCTACCCAGTGACATCGTCATGCCCAGTCCAGATGCCATGTCCCCCTCTGGGCTAAAGTCTACCTCTCAGTTCTACCCCGGATCGTACCCCAACAACCCCAGGAGGAGGCCTCCCGATGGCCAGCTAG acACCCAACCCAAGAAGATCCGCAAGCCCCCTGGCCTGCCGTCCTCG GTGTATGCCCCTTCCTCTGGGGATGAATATGCACGTGACAACGGAGGATATCCTGGCACCAAACCTGGCTCTGTCTACCCAGGCTCTTTCTACATGCAAGGTAACTACTTGCAAG AGGGCCTCCACCCCTCCTCTGACCCCTGGGCCTCCTCAGGACCTCTGGGTCAGTCTGGCTACTCTGCCATGCTGGGGAACTCTCCCCACATCGGCCAGCCAGGCTCCTTCTCTGCCATCAACCCACAGGACAGGATGGTGAGGACAGCCCCTCAATAT AAGCGTCAACCCCTACCTCTGTCCCCACAGAACTACCCTCTCCATGGCAGTGAGGTGAACGGCAGCCTCCCACCCAGCTTCCACTCTGGCTCTGGGAGCTACAACCACACGCCCTCCATTAACGGAGCAGACGGCATCATGG CCAACAGAGGCGCCACTGCAGGGAGCTCAGGGGATGAGATTGGGAAGGCTCTTGCATCG ATCTACCCCTCGGACCACAACAGTAACAACTTCTCCTCCACACCCTCCACCCCAGTGGGCTCGCCCCAGGGAATTGCAG GAGCTGCATCTCAATGGCCAAGACCTTCAGGGCAGTCTGCCCTGTCACCCAACTACGAAGGGCAACTGCACGCCCTG AACAAAATGGAGGACCGTCTGGAAGAGGCCATCCATGTGCTGCGTAGCCACGCTGTCCAGGGCCCGCCCAGCTTGGGGGGAGGAGCCCACTCTGACATGCACAGCCTGCTGAGCGCTGTGTCGTCTGCGCACAACGGTGGCCTGGGAGGCCTCTCTCAGGCCTTCTCCAACGCTGGCCTGGCACTCAGCAACAGACACCCTGCCATG GGAGGAAACCATCACGAGGAGCCCACAGGCCTTCCTCCCAGCAGTACCCTGCTGCACGGTCACCACGCCTCCGGACCCCCTCAGTCCACTGGACAATCAGACGGCTTCACCA GTCTGCCAGGAAGCGTGGCCCGCTCCACACACTCGTCCAGTGGCTCGGACATCAagagagaggacaaggaggacgAAGAGAACTCCTCCATCGCTGACAAGTCTGAGGACGAGAAGAAGGAAACAAAACGCATCAGAGCAAG TCCAGAGGATGAGGATGACGAGGACCTTCCTCCTGAGGTAAAGGTAGAGCGTGAGAAAGAGCGGCGAGTGGCCAACAACGCCCGCGAGCGGCTGCGAGTGCGAGACATCAACGAGGCTTTCAAGGAGCTGGGCCGCATGTGCCAGCTGCACCTCAGCAACGACAAACCTCAGACCAAGCTGCTCATCCTGCATCAAGCCGTCAACGTCATTCTCAACCTGGAGCAGCAAGTCCGAG AACGTAACCTGAACCCTAAAGCAGCGTGTCTGAAGCGgcgggaggaggagaaggtgtcTGGGGTGGTGGGTGACTCCCCCATGCAGCTCTCGGGAGGCCACCCCAGCATGGCGGGAGTTGGCCATAACCCAGTCAGTCATATGTAA
- the LOC135512778 gene encoding transcription factor E2-alpha-like isoform X2 — protein sequence MNEQQQQRMTAVGTQDKELNDLLDFSAMFAPPVANGKNRPTTLASSQFGGSALDERNGSGSWGPGEQNSPPFNQGRGYGDGSHYNEHEGLSSPFLSSGIGGKNERIPYSSFGGQPGFLPSDIVMPSPDAMSPSGLKSTSQFYPGSYPNNPRRRPPDGQLDTQPKKIRKPPGLPSSVYAPSSGDEYARDNGGYPGTKPGSVYPGSFYMQGNYLQEGLHPSSDPWASSGPLGQSGYSAMLGNSPHIGQPGSFSAINPQDRMVRTAPQYKRQPLPLSPQNYPLHGSEVNGSLPPSFHSGSGSYNHTPSINGADGIMANRGATAGSSGDEIGKALASIYPSDHNSNNFSSTPSTPVGSPQGIAGAASQWPRPSGQSALSPNYEGQLHALNKMEDRLEEAIHVLRSHAVQGPPSLGGGAHSDMHSLLSAVSSAHNGGLGGLSQAFSNAGLALSNRHPAMGGNHHEEPTGLPPSSTLLHGHHASGPPQSTGQSDGFTSLPGSVARSTHSSSGSDIKREDKEDEENSSIADKSEDEKKETKRIRARKEALTLQILSGLSGLSDPGDDPEDEDDEDLPPEVKVEREKERRVANNARERLRVRDINEAFKELGRMCQLHLSNDKPQTKLLILHQAVNVILNLEQQVRERNLNPKAACLKRREEEKVSGVVGDSPMQLSGGHPSMAGVGHNPVSHM from the exons ATGaacgagcagcagcagcagagaatGACTGCAGTGGGAACACAAGACAAGGAACTCAACGACCTCCTGGATTTCAGTGCG ATGTTTGCACCACCTGTGGCTAATGGGAAGAACAGACCGACGACACTCGCGAGCAGTCAGTTTGGCGGATCAG ctctGGATGAGCGCAATGGCTCTGGATCCTGGGGCCCAGGAGAACAAAACAGCCCCCCCTTCAACCAGGGAAGG GGCTACGGAGATGGCTCCCACTACAATGAGCACGAGGGCCTGTCATCCCCCTTCCTCAGCTCAGGAATCGGAG GTAAAAATGAGAGGATACCATACTCTTCCTTTGGTGGCCAG CCCGGCTTCCTACCCAGTGACATCGTCATGCCCAGTCCAGATGCCATGTCCCCCTCTGGGCTAAAGTCTACCTCTCAGTTCTACCCCGGATCGTACCCCAACAACCCCAGGAGGAGGCCTCCCGATGGCCAGCTAG acACCCAACCCAAGAAGATCCGCAAGCCCCCTGGCCTGCCGTCCTCG GTGTATGCCCCTTCCTCTGGGGATGAATATGCACGTGACAACGGAGGATATCCTGGCACCAAACCTGGCTCTGTCTACCCAGGCTCTTTCTACATGCAAGGTAACTACTTGCAAG AGGGCCTCCACCCCTCCTCTGACCCCTGGGCCTCCTCAGGACCTCTGGGTCAGTCTGGCTACTCTGCCATGCTGGGGAACTCTCCCCACATCGGCCAGCCAGGCTCCTTCTCTGCCATCAACCCACAGGACAGGATGGTGAGGACAGCCCCTCAATAT AAGCGTCAACCCCTACCTCTGTCCCCACAGAACTACCCTCTCCATGGCAGTGAGGTGAACGGCAGCCTCCCACCCAGCTTCCACTCTGGCTCTGGGAGCTACAACCACACGCCCTCCATTAACGGAGCAGACGGCATCATGG CCAACAGAGGCGCCACTGCAGGGAGCTCAGGGGATGAGATTGGGAAGGCTCTTGCATCG ATCTACCCCTCGGACCACAACAGTAACAACTTCTCCTCCACACCCTCCACCCCAGTGGGCTCGCCCCAGGGAATTGCAG GAGCTGCATCTCAATGGCCAAGACCTTCAGGGCAGTCTGCCCTGTCACCCAACTACGAAGGGCAACTGCACGCCCTG AACAAAATGGAGGACCGTCTGGAAGAGGCCATCCATGTGCTGCGTAGCCACGCTGTCCAGGGCCCGCCCAGCTTGGGGGGAGGAGCCCACTCTGACATGCACAGCCTGCTGAGCGCTGTGTCGTCTGCGCACAACGGTGGCCTGGGAGGCCTCTCTCAGGCCTTCTCCAACGCTGGCCTGGCACTCAGCAACAGACACCCTGCCATG GGAGGAAACCATCACGAGGAGCCCACAGGCCTTCCTCCCAGCAGTACCCTGCTGCACGGTCACCACGCCTCCGGACCCCCTCAGTCCACTGGACAATCAGACGGCTTCACCA GTCTGCCAGGAAGCGTGGCCCGCTCCACACACTCGTCCAGTGGCTCGGACATCAagagagaggacaaggaggacgAAGAGAACTCCTCCATCGCTGACAAGTCTGAGGACGAGAAGAAGGAAACAAAACGCATCAGAGCAAG AAAGGAGGCGCTGACCCTCCAGATCCTCTCTGGCCTCTCAGGCCTGTCAGACCCGGGAGATGA TCCAGAGGATGAGGATGACGAGGACCTTCCTCCTGAGGTAAAGGTAGAGCGTGAGAAAGAGCGGCGAGTGGCCAACAACGCCCGCGAGCGGCTGCGAGTGCGAGACATCAACGAGGCTTTCAAGGAGCTGGGCCGCATGTGCCAGCTGCACCTCAGCAACGACAAACCTCAGACCAAGCTGCTCATCCTGCATCAAGCCGTCAACGTCATTCTCAACCTGGAGCAGCAAGTCCGAG AACGTAACCTGAACCCTAAAGCAGCGTGTCTGAAGCGgcgggaggaggagaaggtgtcTGGGGTGGTGGGTGACTCCCCCATGCAGCTCTCGGGAGGCCACCCCAGCATGGCGGGAGTTGGCCATAACCCAGTCAGTCATATGTAA
- the LOC135512778 gene encoding transcription factor E2-alpha-like isoform X1 has protein sequence MNEQQQQRMTAVGTQDKELNDLLDFSAMFAPPVANGKNRPTTLASSQFGGSALDERNGSGSWGPGEQNSPPFNQGRGYGDGSHYNEHEGLSSPFLSSGIGGKNERIPYSSFGGQPGFLPSDIVMPSPDAMSPSGLKSTSQFYPGSYPNNPRRRPPDGQLDTQPKKIRKPPGLPSSVYAPSSGDEYARDNGGYPGTKPGSVYPGSFYMQGNYLQEGLHPSSDPWASSGPLGQSGYSAMLGNSPHIGQPGSFSAINPQDRMVRTAPQYKRQPLPLSPQNYPLHGSEVNGSLPPSFHSGSGSYNHTPSINGADGIMANRGATAGSSGDEIGKALASIYPSDHNSNNFSSTPSTPVGSPQGIAGAASQWPRPSGQSALSPNYEGQLHALQNKMEDRLEEAIHVLRSHAVQGPPSLGGGAHSDMHSLLSAVSSAHNGGLGGLSQAFSNAGLALSNRHPAMGGNHHEEPTGLPPSSTLLHGHHASGPPQSTGQSDGFTSLPGSVARSTHSSSGSDIKREDKEDEENSSIADKSEDEKKETKRIRARKEALTLQILSGLSGLSDPGDDPEDEDDEDLPPEVKVEREKERRVANNARERLRVRDINEAFKELGRMCQLHLSNDKPQTKLLILHQAVNVILNLEQQVRERNLNPKAACLKRREEEKVSGVVGDSPMQLSGGHPSMAGVGHNPVSHM, from the exons ATGaacgagcagcagcagcagagaatGACTGCAGTGGGAACACAAGACAAGGAACTCAACGACCTCCTGGATTTCAGTGCG ATGTTTGCACCACCTGTGGCTAATGGGAAGAACAGACCGACGACACTCGCGAGCAGTCAGTTTGGCGGATCAG ctctGGATGAGCGCAATGGCTCTGGATCCTGGGGCCCAGGAGAACAAAACAGCCCCCCCTTCAACCAGGGAAGG GGCTACGGAGATGGCTCCCACTACAATGAGCACGAGGGCCTGTCATCCCCCTTCCTCAGCTCAGGAATCGGAG GTAAAAATGAGAGGATACCATACTCTTCCTTTGGTGGCCAG CCCGGCTTCCTACCCAGTGACATCGTCATGCCCAGTCCAGATGCCATGTCCCCCTCTGGGCTAAAGTCTACCTCTCAGTTCTACCCCGGATCGTACCCCAACAACCCCAGGAGGAGGCCTCCCGATGGCCAGCTAG acACCCAACCCAAGAAGATCCGCAAGCCCCCTGGCCTGCCGTCCTCG GTGTATGCCCCTTCCTCTGGGGATGAATATGCACGTGACAACGGAGGATATCCTGGCACCAAACCTGGCTCTGTCTACCCAGGCTCTTTCTACATGCAAGGTAACTACTTGCAAG AGGGCCTCCACCCCTCCTCTGACCCCTGGGCCTCCTCAGGACCTCTGGGTCAGTCTGGCTACTCTGCCATGCTGGGGAACTCTCCCCACATCGGCCAGCCAGGCTCCTTCTCTGCCATCAACCCACAGGACAGGATGGTGAGGACAGCCCCTCAATAT AAGCGTCAACCCCTACCTCTGTCCCCACAGAACTACCCTCTCCATGGCAGTGAGGTGAACGGCAGCCTCCCACCCAGCTTCCACTCTGGCTCTGGGAGCTACAACCACACGCCCTCCATTAACGGAGCAGACGGCATCATGG CCAACAGAGGCGCCACTGCAGGGAGCTCAGGGGATGAGATTGGGAAGGCTCTTGCATCG ATCTACCCCTCGGACCACAACAGTAACAACTTCTCCTCCACACCCTCCACCCCAGTGGGCTCGCCCCAGGGAATTGCAG GAGCTGCATCTCAATGGCCAAGACCTTCAGGGCAGTCTGCCCTGTCACCCAACTACGAAGGGCAACTGCACGCCCTG CAGAACAAAATGGAGGACCGTCTGGAAGAGGCCATCCATGTGCTGCGTAGCCACGCTGTCCAGGGCCCGCCCAGCTTGGGGGGAGGAGCCCACTCTGACATGCACAGCCTGCTGAGCGCTGTGTCGTCTGCGCACAACGGTGGCCTGGGAGGCCTCTCTCAGGCCTTCTCCAACGCTGGCCTGGCACTCAGCAACAGACACCCTGCCATG GGAGGAAACCATCACGAGGAGCCCACAGGCCTTCCTCCCAGCAGTACCCTGCTGCACGGTCACCACGCCTCCGGACCCCCTCAGTCCACTGGACAATCAGACGGCTTCACCA GTCTGCCAGGAAGCGTGGCCCGCTCCACACACTCGTCCAGTGGCTCGGACATCAagagagaggacaaggaggacgAAGAGAACTCCTCCATCGCTGACAAGTCTGAGGACGAGAAGAAGGAAACAAAACGCATCAGAGCAAG AAAGGAGGCGCTGACCCTCCAGATCCTCTCTGGCCTCTCAGGCCTGTCAGACCCGGGAGATGA TCCAGAGGATGAGGATGACGAGGACCTTCCTCCTGAGGTAAAGGTAGAGCGTGAGAAAGAGCGGCGAGTGGCCAACAACGCCCGCGAGCGGCTGCGAGTGCGAGACATCAACGAGGCTTTCAAGGAGCTGGGCCGCATGTGCCAGCTGCACCTCAGCAACGACAAACCTCAGACCAAGCTGCTCATCCTGCATCAAGCCGTCAACGTCATTCTCAACCTGGAGCAGCAAGTCCGAG AACGTAACCTGAACCCTAAAGCAGCGTGTCTGAAGCGgcgggaggaggagaaggtgtcTGGGGTGGTGGGTGACTCCCCCATGCAGCTCTCGGGAGGCCACCCCAGCATGGCGGGAGTTGGCCATAACCCAGTCAGTCATATGTAA
- the LOC135512778 gene encoding transcription factor E2-alpha-like isoform X7 gives MNEQQQQRMTAVGTQDKELNDLLDFSAMFAPPVANGKNRPTTLASSQFGGSALDERNGSGSWGPGEQNSPPFNQGRGYGDGSHYNEHEGLSSPFLSSGIGGKNERIPYSSFGGQPGFLPSDIVMPSPDAMSPSGLKSTSQFYPGSYPNNPRRRPPDGQLDTQPKKIRKPPGLPSSVYAPSSGDEYARDNGGYPGTKPGSVYPGSFYMQGNYLQEGLHPSSDPWASSGPLGQSGYSAMLGNSPHIGQPGSFSAINPQDRMVRTAPQYKRQPLPLSPQNYPLHGSEVNGSLPPSFHSGSGSYNHTPSINGADGIMANRGATAGSSGDEIGKALASIYPSDHNSNNFSSTPSTPVGSPQGIAGAASQWPRPSGQSALSPNYEGQLHALQNKMEDRLEEAIHVLRSHAVQGPPSLGGGAHSDMHSLLSAVSSAHNGGLGGLSQAFSNAGLALSNRHPAMGGNHHEEPTGLPPSSTLLHGHHASGPPQSTGQSDGFTSLPGSVARSTHSSSGSDIKREDKEDEENSSIADKSEDEKKETKRIRASPEDEDDEDLPPEVKVEREKERRVANNARERLRVRDINEAFKELGRMCQLHLSNDKPQTKLLILHQAVNVILNLEQQVRERNLNPKAACLKRREEEKVSGVVGDSPMQLSGGHPSMAGVGHNPVSHM, from the exons ATGaacgagcagcagcagcagagaatGACTGCAGTGGGAACACAAGACAAGGAACTCAACGACCTCCTGGATTTCAGTGCG ATGTTTGCACCACCTGTGGCTAATGGGAAGAACAGACCGACGACACTCGCGAGCAGTCAGTTTGGCGGATCAG ctctGGATGAGCGCAATGGCTCTGGATCCTGGGGCCCAGGAGAACAAAACAGCCCCCCCTTCAACCAGGGAAGG GGCTACGGAGATGGCTCCCACTACAATGAGCACGAGGGCCTGTCATCCCCCTTCCTCAGCTCAGGAATCGGAG GTAAAAATGAGAGGATACCATACTCTTCCTTTGGTGGCCAG CCCGGCTTCCTACCCAGTGACATCGTCATGCCCAGTCCAGATGCCATGTCCCCCTCTGGGCTAAAGTCTACCTCTCAGTTCTACCCCGGATCGTACCCCAACAACCCCAGGAGGAGGCCTCCCGATGGCCAGCTAG acACCCAACCCAAGAAGATCCGCAAGCCCCCTGGCCTGCCGTCCTCG GTGTATGCCCCTTCCTCTGGGGATGAATATGCACGTGACAACGGAGGATATCCTGGCACCAAACCTGGCTCTGTCTACCCAGGCTCTTTCTACATGCAAGGTAACTACTTGCAAG AGGGCCTCCACCCCTCCTCTGACCCCTGGGCCTCCTCAGGACCTCTGGGTCAGTCTGGCTACTCTGCCATGCTGGGGAACTCTCCCCACATCGGCCAGCCAGGCTCCTTCTCTGCCATCAACCCACAGGACAGGATGGTGAGGACAGCCCCTCAATAT AAGCGTCAACCCCTACCTCTGTCCCCACAGAACTACCCTCTCCATGGCAGTGAGGTGAACGGCAGCCTCCCACCCAGCTTCCACTCTGGCTCTGGGAGCTACAACCACACGCCCTCCATTAACGGAGCAGACGGCATCATGG CCAACAGAGGCGCCACTGCAGGGAGCTCAGGGGATGAGATTGGGAAGGCTCTTGCATCG ATCTACCCCTCGGACCACAACAGTAACAACTTCTCCTCCACACCCTCCACCCCAGTGGGCTCGCCCCAGGGAATTGCAG GAGCTGCATCTCAATGGCCAAGACCTTCAGGGCAGTCTGCCCTGTCACCCAACTACGAAGGGCAACTGCACGCCCTG CAGAACAAAATGGAGGACCGTCTGGAAGAGGCCATCCATGTGCTGCGTAGCCACGCTGTCCAGGGCCCGCCCAGCTTGGGGGGAGGAGCCCACTCTGACATGCACAGCCTGCTGAGCGCTGTGTCGTCTGCGCACAACGGTGGCCTGGGAGGCCTCTCTCAGGCCTTCTCCAACGCTGGCCTGGCACTCAGCAACAGACACCCTGCCATG GGAGGAAACCATCACGAGGAGCCCACAGGCCTTCCTCCCAGCAGTACCCTGCTGCACGGTCACCACGCCTCCGGACCCCCTCAGTCCACTGGACAATCAGACGGCTTCACCA GTCTGCCAGGAAGCGTGGCCCGCTCCACACACTCGTCCAGTGGCTCGGACATCAagagagaggacaaggaggacgAAGAGAACTCCTCCATCGCTGACAAGTCTGAGGACGAGAAGAAGGAAACAAAACGCATCAGAGCAAG TCCAGAGGATGAGGATGACGAGGACCTTCCTCCTGAGGTAAAGGTAGAGCGTGAGAAAGAGCGGCGAGTGGCCAACAACGCCCGCGAGCGGCTGCGAGTGCGAGACATCAACGAGGCTTTCAAGGAGCTGGGCCGCATGTGCCAGCTGCACCTCAGCAACGACAAACCTCAGACCAAGCTGCTCATCCTGCATCAAGCCGTCAACGTCATTCTCAACCTGGAGCAGCAAGTCCGAG AACGTAACCTGAACCCTAAAGCAGCGTGTCTGAAGCGgcgggaggaggagaaggtgtcTGGGGTGGTGGGTGACTCCCCCATGCAGCTCTCGGGAGGCCACCCCAGCATGGCGGGAGTTGGCCATAACCCAGTCAGTCATATGTAA